tCCATGTTTTCTCCCTCACTTACTTCCTCTCCTTTCATGCGAACTTTATGTTAACCATTGGCTCCTATCAGCACGTTTGGGGATTAAAAAATCAACACGGTTTAGAATTACAAGAAGAATTCTCTGCCTTGCCGAACCGCGCGTTCACATCTATCTTGCTTTCCTCCAGCTAGGAAATGCACATTGATCACTCTTTTGTCTGATTGTGGCAGTATTATTGTTCTTTGGTGGAAAATTTCCAACGTCATCCCTGACCTCAGGTCCACTGATTGATTGCAAATGCTTCAGTGAGTGGTTGAAATTGTTATTGACTTAATAAGAAACTTGGTTATCCATgtaaatcaaagaaaatatacGAAAAAAGGTTAAAACAAGATTCCTTGTTTCTCAAACTGGTGGGCTGCACAATCCACTAGTCAAACTACATAAATATGGTTGTTTTTTCAACTAGTTTACATGCAACTACTCCCACAAAATTGACATCCCAACTAGTCAAACTACATAAATATGGTTGTTTTTTCAACTAGTTTACACGCAACTACTCCCATAAAATTGACATCCCATAAAGTTCTCCCCATGGCTGAGCTCTCTTAGCTTGGAGAATGTGGTAAAATAATTAGAAGAAATCTGAAATATCTATCAATCATGCTGTTGCATTTAACAGATGGATGAGTTAAAACTGCATCTGCGTGTGACTAATTTCTTACTGATACATATTGCAGAAGCTAGCAGCAGTTTAATGTTATTCTGCGGAGGATTTGGAGGTTTTAAGTTAAGACttgttatattttgtatattcagAACATTATTCTTCTAATGCCTGCAAGTTTCTGCTGAGATGTATTGTAAATGTTGTTGGGCATGAGTAATTGATGGGGGTTGAACGATAGAAAGTGTTCCCAAAATGTCACCATTCAAAACCAAGAATGTTAGGTTCTTCACCAGGAATCCTAAGCTTGTTAAAGTTGCATGTCTTTATTGGTGACCCACAATTCGGTTGAGTGGACTCCTTATGTCAAAAAGTCATTATGATTGGTATTGGTGTTGACTGAACTCATGGGTTGCCCTTAAAAGAAGGCAAAAATGTTCATACTTCTCAAAATTCTAGAAGAAATTCAtataactttgaaatattaatgcTAGGTTATAacattcattatttaattattattattattatttaaataggataaggtttaaattttagggaataaagtaaatttaaattttaaaaatattttattagttaaaaacAAGATAAGAATCAAATTTGTCATAAAGAGaggagatatttttattttaaaacttgcctttaaaaaaatcaataataataaagggagagagagaatttttttctttcaaaacaaagaggaaGATTTTGAGTATTGGTTTTAGGAAGAGAAGAATTGTTGAGAAGGAGATTAAAATAGTGAAACAGTATTATTGATATTAGTTTATTGCATTAAGATATGTCTCAACATGTTCATttatttggatatatatataggtgttttatgatttgaggATTAGGGTTGctttttttttagaattcaattcaattttacattataaattgtttgtttcatgatagttttatattagtttgtaaattaactaaaaaacaaaagaaaatttatatacatttgattctattcattttataaaaaagactTGGGAATTTTAGTAATTTGCTTATATACTAAATAGATGGTTTATagtacttaaaaaaaaaattatttaagggattacagagagctattaaccattttatgaaattttatgattttataagttataaaaatttcatagaattagctagaatttttaaatgataaacctaaaattttttatgaagtttatgcttataaaagaatttatttatttttataggttttctaatcattttcaatttaaatatttttttcatataaatcaatatgtctagttatgttctagaaattttcataattttatcaatttaatataatttattaaaattattataggaTTGAAtgttaaacctaaaatttatttGGCAGAATTTGTGACCGTTAaagaaatatagttttttgcctttttttgaattaattgtgacttgaattttttttataattaaattagcatgtatagtttaattctggaagttttcaaaattttataagatatatgctatctattaaaattattacaagagtatatatttaatctgaaatatttttgacagtgttaatgatttgtgataaaaatttcgttttacatgggtttttttttttttataaaaaacgtcaatatgttaagtttatatcTGCAAAATTTCGTAAATTTttgaattacataaaattttataaaattgctaGAAGCTTGAATTGTCAAACCTGAAAACTATTGTTTGTGTTCATGAGCTGTGGAAGGAAGTAATTTTTgagaagttttatatatatttcttaaagcTGAATAATTTTTGGTAAACCATCTATATGTTTTCTTTGTCCCTGCAAAGTTTTGTAATGTTTTgatttgtgtaaaaatttataaaattaatggaagAAAGGTTGTATAGTGTAGATATTTGTTAGTTAGGTCTAGGATTGTTCATCTTAGACACCTTTAGAATTGGAATTGAGGATTTTTAGTGGGATTTAAGGATGTTACtaagagtattattacaatttgaattcattggttttGGTTAAGATCCGAATAAGTTATACGTGGTAGTTTGGATCATATAAGAGTTTGTATAGATTTTTGTTGTTAATCGAGGTAATtagaaactattcttttttGTATATCTATTAATGTTATATGTTTGTAAATAACAGTCAAATCTGAAAAGTTTGGTTTTCGTaagctatataatatttttataaacgttTTCTATTACCAAAAATTTCTacaaatgttttgtttatataatatagatatttctttgatttatatataattgtttttgttcACGTACATAGAtcataagttatataaatgatatttcattttgtttgtataaaatgacttttgtaagttataaaatatttatgtatatgtttttgtttcacccaaattttaattacttagatATTGATTTAATAAGATTACTTATGGTGCATTTATGATCcaaaattttgcatatatatatgcagTTCTGACTCATTGTTTGTAATCTCTGAATATCTGCTCTGAACTCTAAAACTATAAGTTTGATCTAGCTGGATTATTTGTTCTATtgtgcatattttttaaattctgatTGGGTCACCAAGATTACAAGTGACatctaattttgaaattctagTTGGGTCACCAACAGTATAGGTGACACTATGtgacaagagtttaaaataaattttgacttaagtttggtaATTTCGAAaggttttgaaataatttatttatttatttgtggttttatatgtgtaagcacctctttcttttttatcttcttttatttgattttttttttataaatatttgaattaaatgtttaaatatgtatatataacatttagcTTCTGTTTACCGAATTGACAGCTCACCCTTtgtcattaatatttttacaaattagaGATTTCATAGAGTGTGAGTTTCTGTTTAGtatttgaagaataaaaaataaacggAGTTAACTTGGAAGATtggttaaaagaaaaataaaatagattagtAATTATTTGGTTGTATATTTTGGTTTAAAgacttttttattataatacttttgtaattgaaaaactttatattcaagacttaattttatttaagagattttcgaagtattttatatatatatatatatatatatatatatatatatatatgttttattaggGTTTTGGGGATGTTAGATAGGTTGCATTTATTGTATAAGTAATTCTATTTTAGTTGTAAGatttaagaaacaaaaacattttaacaattaatttatgGTTGTTTAGGATTAAGATGGCTATTTATTCTTGGTACGGTTTTGCAGGGGTTTTAATGGATGTCAGAGACTGGTCCATTCATCAGTTAATACTTGTGGAAAACAAAAGGATAACTTTTTGACTTCAAGCTCTAGTATCCATTACACTGATACATAATTATCGAAAGGTTTGAATCTCTTTTTTCATGGATAGATTGGTTACAAGCCAAGAAAATGATGGCAACGGATTCTTGCTATCTTCGTTTTtcttattgaataaatttttactaatttatgatttaaactgGAGGTTTTTCAGACTCTAGTTTTCCATTGCCAGATTCGTGGGGGGGATTAGCACCACTTTCTTTATACTTGTACCACCTTGCACACACTATGAAATAGCCCAAATTTAAAACCCCTAATGCTGCAACAAAGTAATAGAAGTAGTCCAATCTCCCCTTGTTAAGATCATCAGGCAACCAGTTCCCAGTTGCAGCCCCATCTGTGGTTCTGTGAACAACTGATAACAATAAACCACTCAAGTAATTTGATGCGGCAAAACCAACAAATAATAAAGATCCCCCAATACTTCTCATGTTTTCTGGAAACTGCTTGTAGTAGAACTCAACTTGGGCAATTATGGTAAATGCCTCTGAAAGTCCTGTAAGTGTTAGCTGAGGTATTAACCACAATCCTGATAAAGGAGATATTGCTCCTCTTATTAAATCTTCACCAAGTGGCTTACCGAGAGCCAGGGttcttctcctttcttcaaTTATGCCAGATAAAAGCATGGTAACTATGGCAAGAACCATCCCAATTCCCATCCTTTGAAGGATTGTGAGGCCACCTTCTTTTTTTGTCAATCTTTGGAGCCTTGGAACAATGATTCTGTCATAGATAGGAATCCATATAGTGAGGCTGATCATGGTGAAGATTGTGTAAGTTGCAGCTGGGATTTTGAAATTGGTTTTGCCAAGGCGTCTATCAGATTGGAGAGCTTGAAAGATCACATATGTCTGTTGTTGGACCAAAGCAACATAAAACACAATAGATGAGGCCCATATAGGAATAACCCTTATTAAGACTTTCAACTCCTCCACTTTTTGCAGACTGCAAAGTCTCCATGAATTGGCTGCTGATCCATCTGAGTTGATTTGGTCTTCAGGTGTCACGATTGCAGCTTTATTGAGGAATCTGAGAACATTTTatgtcaaatttatttattggagtttatattatataagcaGTATTCTTGTTTTGGTGTTTCTAAAAGCTATGTCAACCAACGACTCTCACatcaatctaaaattttttatattaagtgttatGGAGATCATGCAGCACTTCATTAACTTTTCAATAGAAATTGTAGAAGGCTAAAAGCAGTACAGGATGATGAAAGCATGCTTAATTTTCTAGTTCTTTATTGTTCATTTGTCTTTATAGCCTAGCAGAGCCTGCTTTAGGACCCATATAACAAATAGCAACTGCATCTTTAAAAGCCTTCTACTTTTGTACTCAAAccagttttttattattactcttGTTGAATGTTGAGGTTTATGCCTTAACTTCCTAACCTTTTTTATTTCACATAAGTTGTAGTAGTGCTACAAATTAGAGTTGGTGGTTACCTGAATTGTTCAGTGTAAGGAAGCTTGGAGTTGATACAATTTTT
This sequence is a window from Mangifera indica cultivar Alphonso chromosome 20, CATAS_Mindica_2.1, whole genome shotgun sequence. Protein-coding genes within it:
- the LOC123204105 gene encoding protein NRT1/ PTR FAMILY 2.10-like, translated to MEKNEEVVATDEPKINYRGWKTMPFVIGNETFEKLGTTGTANNLLVYFTTVFNMKGIQAATLVNVFNGTTNFATLMGAFLCDTYFGRYKTLGFASVASFLGMVLLSLTAAISQLHPPPCKNQQTGTCHGATPWQLAFLLSGLGLLVVGGGGIRPCNLAFGADQFDPNTESGKRGTSSFFNWFYFTYTFAMIVTLTVVVYVQSDVSWAWGLAIPAFLMFLSCVMFFIGSRLYVKVKPDGSPLTSIVQVIVAAIRKRRLKLSDQPWLSLYNHVPKNCINSKLPYTEQFRFLNKAAIVTPEDQINSDGSAANSWRLCSLQKVEELKVLIRVIPIWASSIVFYVALVQQQTYVIFQALQSDRRLGKTNFKIPAATYTIFTMISLTIWIPIYDRIIVPRLQRLTKKEGGLTILQRMGIGMVLAIVTMLLSGIIEERRRTLALGKPLGEDLIRGAISPLSGLWLIPQLTLTGLSEAFTIIAQVEFYYKQFPENMRSIGGSLLFVGFAASNYLSGLLLSVVHRTTDGAATGNWLPDDLNKGRLDYFYYFVAALGVLNLGYFIVCARWYKYKESGANPPHESGNGKLESEKPPV